A stretch of DNA from bacterium:
ACATGCTGAACGGCTACGTGCCGGCGGGGATTGGGTATGAGGAGGCGTTGGCGCTGCGAGGGACAGACCCCGAAAAATACCAGAAGTTGGCATTCGAGTCTGTCGCCAAGCACGTTCGAGCGATGCTTGACATGAAGGAGAATGGCTCGGTTGTCTTCGATTATGGCAACAACATTCGCGGACAGGCGGAGTTGGCTGGTGTAGAGGATGCATTCGAGTTTCCGGGGTTTGTGCCGGCTTACATACGGCCGCTGTTCTGCACTGGCAAGGGGCCTTTTCGCTGGGTGGCGCTTTCGGGCGACCCGGAGGATATCTATCAGACTGACGAGCTGGTGCTGAGGCTGTTTCCTGACGATGAGCCGCTTGCGAGGTGGATTAGGGCGGCGCGTGCGAAGGTGAGGTTCCAGGGGTATCCGAGCCGCATCTGCTGGCTTGGGTATGGAGAGCGGGCGAAGTTCGGGCTTGCGATCAACGACTTGGTTCGTCAGGGCAAGATCAAGGCGCCGATTGTGATCGGCCGGGACCATCTCGACAGCGGCTCGGTGGCGTCGCCGTTCCGGGAGACCGAGTCGATGAGGGATGGCAGCGACGCGATAGCGGACTGGCCGATTTTGAACGCTCTTCTGAATGCTGTTTCGGGTGCGAGCTGGGTTTCCGTCCATCACGGCGGCGGTGTTGGCATAGGCCTTTCAATTCACGCAGGGATGGTAATCGTCGCTGACGGGACAGATGCGGCGGCAGCGCGTCTGGAGCGTGTATTGACCTGCGACCCCGGCAGCGGCATAGCTCGGCACGTGGACGCCGGGTATGAGTTGGCGATCGGGACAGCGCGTGCGAAGGGCGTTAAGATACCGGGCCTGCAATAGTGGTGGCGCATGGTGATAGCTTTCGCGTCATGGGCACTGATGGTAGGTCGCGAGGGCTGAAGGGCCGGCGTGGTGCTGTGAGACGTAGCGGAAGGTTCGGTCACCTGGTCGCGAGGCTGGTGAGGTTGACAGCACACCTGCATCTGTTAAGTTATCATTCTCTGAATTATGCAGTAATAGGGGAGACTAATGGGCAAGTTTGAAGACTCCATGACACGTCTGGAGGAGATCGTGAACCAGATGGAATCAGGTGATCTGCCGCTTGAGGACACGCTGCGGCTTTTCAAAGAGGGCATGAGGCTTTCTGAGTACTGCTCGGGAGCACTGACTGAGGCGCAGAGAAAGGTAGAGGTTCTGATCAAGAAGGGAGACGGGACGTATGAGAAGGAGCCGCTGGACCAGGACGAGCAGGAGGAGCAGTCGGTTCCGTCTGATCCGGAGCCTCAATAGCGGCTTGTCGCCCGCCACGGTGAGCGTGTGGGTTTTATCTGTGAGCATCAGGGAAAAGCTGTTATGGATGTTGAGTCATACCTATCAGAGATGAAGGGAACAGTCGAGAGCTGGCTGCACCAGTGCTTGCCAGAGCCCGAGGCGTTCTCGATGAGGTTGTTTGACGCGATGCGGTACAGTCTTTTCAGCGGTGGCAAAAGGCTTCGTCCGATATTGCTTGTCTCGACTGCGGACCTATTCTCTGGTGAGGATGAAGCTCTGGTTCGAGATTTCGCCTGCGCAGTGGAGTGCATCCACACCTACTCTCTGATTCACGACGATCTACCAGCAATGGACGATGATGATATGAGGCGTGGTCGGCCAACGTGCCATATAGAGTTCACCGAGGGCCTCGCGATTCTCGCGGGCGATGCTCTTCTGACGCTGGCGTTTGAGCTGATGTCCAGGCCATCTGGCCCCGAGCACACGCAGCGTCAGCTTCAGGCGTTGAATGAGGTAGCTGTAAAGGCAGGCTGCCTCGGGATGGTTGGCGGCCAGTCTGCCGATATTCTCGCCAGCGGTGCTGATGGCAACGAGCAGCTCGTTCGATTCATTCACGCACGGAAAACAGGGGCCTTGATCTCGGCCTCGATCGCGGCCGGCGCAATACTTGCTGGCGCCTCAGGCAGCGAGCTGGAAGCGCTGTCCAGCTTCGGCGATAAGATCGGTCTGACGTTTCAGATTATCGACGATCTCTTGGAGATCAATGGCGACGCCAAGACGCTTGGCAAGAGCGTCGATAGCGATGCTAAGAACAACAAGGTTACATATCCGGGTGTTATAGGTATAGACCGCGCGCGGTCTGATGCGCAGAAGAACGTAACCGAGGCGCTACGTTTTCTCGAGCGTTTTGGGGATAGAGCTGCGGTTTTGAATGGGATTGCTCACTTTTTCATAGACCGTGTCAATTAGGAAGCATTGTGCAAGGTAAAACATGGCACTGAATAACGACTACAGTAGGTTCAAGTTCTTGGGCAAGGTCAACAGCCCCCGGGAGCTTAAGAAGCTTGACCTAAGCGACCTCGCGAAGCTCTGCGAGGAGGCTCGGGAGCGCATCATTGAGGTCGTTTCTGAGAATGGCGGCCACCTCTCGTCAAACCTCGGCGCAGTGGAGCTGACGGTGGCTCTTCATTATGTTTTCAACACCCCCTACGACAAGATAGTTTGGGACGTGGGGCATCAGACCTATACTCATAAGCTGCTTACTGGTCGGGCCAATCGTTTCCATACGATAAGGCAGGCTGGCGGTCTCAGCGGCTTCCCCAAGCGTGAGGAAAGCGAGTATGACGTGTTCGATGTGGGGCACAGCAGCACTTCCATCTCGGCGGCGGTTGGCTTCTGCGAGGCGCGAGACCTAAGCGACGAGCATCACAAGGTCATAGCGGTCATAGGAGACGGTTCCATGACGGCCGGAGTAGCCTTTGAAGGTCTGGACCAGGCGGGGCATCTTCACAAGGACCTCATCATCGTTCTGAACGACAACGAGATGTCGATCTCCAAGAACACCGGTGCTCTTGCGAAGTATCTGAACAGCATCATCACGGGTTCGCTTTACAACAGCGTTAAGGAGAGGGTCTATAACTTTGCCATGTCGCTCCAGGAGACGGGCGAGCACGCGATCAAGCTCTCGAGGCGTGTCGAGGAGAGCCTCAAGAACCTGTTCGTGCCCGGAGTGCTCTTCGAGGATTTGGGGATCAAGTACATTGGTCCGGTTGACGGGAACGACCTGCACGCGATCATCGACACATTCCGGCGGATCAAGGGTTGGCGGTTTCCCGTTCTTGTGCACATCGTAACCAAAAAAGGGAAAGGATTTCTGCCAGCGGAGCTCAGGCCGGCCGCGTTCCACAGTGCCCCGAAGTTCGATATTAACACAGGCGAGCCGAAGTCGCCGTCCGGGCGCTCTTACACATCGGTGTTTGGTGATGCGATGGTCAAGCTGGCAAAGGAGGATGAGCGCATCATTGCCATCACGGCGGCGATGCCGCAGGGGACTGGCCTTGATAGGTTCCGGGCGAGGTTCCCGGAGCGGTTTTATGACGTTGGAATAGCCGAGCAGCACGCCCTTGTCTTCGCGGGCGTTTTGGGCATCTCGGGTTTCAAGCCGGTTGCAGCGATCTACTCCACATTTGTGCAAAGGGCGTTTGATCAGGTGTTTCAGGACGTTTGCTTACAGAACGCGGATGTTGTGCTTGCACTCGACAGAGCTGGCATCGTCGGTAACGACGGGCCAACGCACAATGGTTTGTTCGACCTGTCGTTCTTACGCTCATTGCCCAATATGGTCATCATGGCTCCCAAAGATGAAAACGAGCTTCAACACATGTTGAAGACGGCCATCGCCACGAAAGGCCCTGTTGCCGTTCGATACCCTCGCGGCCAGGGCGTCGCAGCGGCGCTCGATGAGGAGCTGAGAGTGTTGGAGATTGGCAAGGCAGAGCTGCTGAAGGATGGCTCCGATGTCGCCATTCTCGCAATTGGCGCCATGGTTTATCCGGCCCTTGAGGCTGCAGAGATTCTGTCAAAGCAGGATGGCATCGATGCCGCAGTGATAAACGCCAGATTCGCCAACCCAATAGACGCAGACATGCTGCTTGAGTGGGCACGGAAGACTGGCCATATCATTACCGTTGAGGAGAATGCCCTCGCCGGCGGATTTGGGTCGGCCATCCTCGAGACGCTGGTGGATAATGGCATGTTTAACGTTCCGGTCAAGCGAATCGGCATCGGCGATTTCTTTGTTGAACACGGCTCAACGCCAGCGCTTCGAGCTAAGCTAGGTCTGGACGCCCAGGGTATCGCCAAGACGACAGCGGAGTTTCTCAATTGTGCTCTTAGAGAGTCCAAGAAAGCAGCGAGTGGATAGGCTCATCGTCGAGCGCGGGCTTGCCGAGAGCCAGCAGAAAGCCGTTGCACTGCTGATGGCCGGCCTGGTGTCCGTTGACGGAAGAGCTGTCTCAAAACCCGGAACTCAGGTGCCTATCGGCTCTAATATCACCGTGAAGCGACCTCGACACGACTTCGTCAGCCGTTCCGCAGAGAAGCTCAGGGCCGCGATCGATCACTTCAAGATCAATGTTCAGCACAAGGTCTGCATCGACATCGGCGCCTCGACCGGCGGCTTCACGCAGTGTCTTCTCGAACGAGGCGCGGAGCTGGTCTATGCTGTTGATGTGGGATACGGGCAGCTGGCCTATGAGCTGCGAATCGACCCGCGAGTTATGGTCTTGGAGCGCACCAACGTCCGGTACCTTGA
This window harbors:
- the dxs gene encoding 1-deoxy-D-xylulose-5-phosphate synthase, encoding MALNNDYSRFKFLGKVNSPRELKKLDLSDLAKLCEEARERIIEVVSENGGHLSSNLGAVELTVALHYVFNTPYDKIVWDVGHQTYTHKLLTGRANRFHTIRQAGGLSGFPKREESEYDVFDVGHSSTSISAAVGFCEARDLSDEHHKVIAVIGDGSMTAGVAFEGLDQAGHLHKDLIIVLNDNEMSISKNTGALAKYLNSIITGSLYNSVKERVYNFAMSLQETGEHAIKLSRRVEESLKNLFVPGVLFEDLGIKYIGPVDGNDLHAIIDTFRRIKGWRFPVLVHIVTKKGKGFLPAELRPAAFHSAPKFDINTGEPKSPSGRSYTSVFGDAMVKLAKEDERIIAITAAMPQGTGLDRFRARFPERFYDVGIAEQHALVFAGVLGISGFKPVAAIYSTFVQRAFDQVFQDVCLQNADVVLALDRAGIVGNDGPTHNGLFDLSFLRSLPNMVIMAPKDENELQHMLKTAIATKGPVAVRYPRGQGVAAALDEELRVLEIGKAELLKDGSDVAILAIGAMVYPALEAAEILSKQDGIDAAVINARFANPIDADMLLEWARKTGHIITVEENALAGGFGSAILETLVDNGMFNVPVKRIGIGDFFVEHGSTPALRAKLGLDAQGIAKTTAEFLNCALRESKKAASG
- a CDS encoding farnesyl diphosphate synthase, which produces MDVESYLSEMKGTVESWLHQCLPEPEAFSMRLFDAMRYSLFSGGKRLRPILLVSTADLFSGEDEALVRDFACAVECIHTYSLIHDDLPAMDDDDMRRGRPTCHIEFTEGLAILAGDALLTLAFELMSRPSGPEHTQRQLQALNEVAVKAGCLGMVGGQSADILASGADGNEQLVRFIHARKTGALISASIAAGAILAGASGSELEALSSFGDKIGLTFQIIDDLLEINGDAKTLGKSVDSDAKNNKVTYPGVIGIDRARSDAQKNVTEALRFLERFGDRAAVLNGIAHFFIDRVN
- the xseB gene encoding exodeoxyribonuclease VII small subunit, translating into MGKFEDSMTRLEEIVNQMESGDLPLEDTLRLFKEGMRLSEYCSGALTEAQRKVEVLIKKGDGTYEKEPLDQDEQEEQSVPSDPEPQ
- the hutU gene encoding urocanate hydratase, coding for MTGYKPIERPLGAEISCKGWLQEAAMRMLMHNVSEDVAEKPAELIVYGGTGKAARNWDAFHRIVATLKELENDETLLVQSGKPVGVFRTTADSPRVLIANSLLVPRWATWEKFRELERLGLTMYGQMTAGSWIYIGTQGILQGTYETFVEAIRQHFGGDMSGKTIFSAGLGGMGGAQPLAATMAGASFLGVEVDGERIERRVRGGYVDVVAEDLDDALRIIDELRQRKEARSVALLGNAADVYPELVRRGVFFEMVTDQTSAHDMLNGYVPAGIGYEEALALRGTDPEKYQKLAFESVAKHVRAMLDMKENGSVVFDYGNNIRGQAELAGVEDAFEFPGFVPAYIRPLFCTGKGPFRWVALSGDPEDIYQTDELVLRLFPDDEPLARWIRAARAKVRFQGYPSRICWLGYGERAKFGLAINDLVRQGKIKAPIVIGRDHLDSGSVASPFRETESMRDGSDAIADWPILNALLNAVSGASWVSVHHGGGVGIGLSIHAGMVIVADGTDAAAARLERVLTCDPGSGIARHVDAGYELAIGTARAKGVKIPGLQ
- a CDS encoding TlyA family RNA methyltransferase, which translates into the protein MDRLIVERGLAESQQKAVALLMAGLVSVDGRAVSKPGTQVPIGSNITVKRPRHDFVSRSAEKLRAAIDHFKINVQHKVCIDIGASTGGFTQCLLERGAELVYAVDVGYGQLAYELRIDPRVMVLERTNVRYLEKSRLGDTPDLATVDVSFISLRLVLPKARELLSKAGQVVALIKPQFEVRKGQVGKGGIVRDTSLHRSVLSDILSFSADVGVYPAGVIPSPILGQKGNQEYLMFAHTQEARKTDNLSDWIDEAIAQAVQRRAG